The genomic interval TCTGGCTCGATGACCCTTGCTCTCGTGCTGCTCAGCGCTGGTTTTGGGTTCAAGATGGCCCTCGTGCCCTTCCACATGTGGGCTCCAGACACCTATCAGGGCGCTCCGAGTGTGGTGTCCTCCCTGCTGGCGGCTGGCTCCAAGAAGATGGGCTTTGCCGCTGCCTTCAAGGTGTTCGTGCTCGCACTGCTTGCCATAAGGGCTGAGTGGTACGTGCTGTTTGCAGTGTTCGCAGTGCTCACCATGACGTATGGCAACCTCGTGGCCCTGAGCCAGAGAAGTCTCAAGCGCATGCTCGCTTACTCGTCGATTGCGCAGGCGGGCTACATCGCCATCGGATTTGTGGTGATAGCGTCCATCACCGACGTGGCTTCCCCAGAGGGGCTCTCGGTCGCAACGTTCGCCCTTGGCAGCAGCCTGTTCTACATACTCTCGCATGCGTTCATGAAGGGTGGGGCATTCCTTGCAGTGGGAGCGGTGGCGTACATGGTGCAAAGGGACAAGAGCCCCCTGCTCGACGAGGACGACATAGAGCACTTTGCGGGCCTTTCCAAGAGCTCACCGCTCATGGCGCTGTGCATCAGCGTGCTGATGTTTGCCCTTGCGGGAATACCGCTAACAGCGGGCTTTATGAGCAAGCTGCTGGTGTTCAGCTCGGCAATCAATGCGGGACTCGCATGGCTTGCCATCGTCGCCATTCTGAACAGCGCTCTCTCCCTTTGGTACTATGCGAGGGTGGTGAAGGTGATGTACTGGAGAGAGCCCCAGATGGAGCTTGGCAGCGTCCCCATGGGCTTTGTGGTGGCGGTAGTGCTGGCAACACTGGGCACGGTGGTGCTCGGTGTGTATCCTGCGCCGTTCATCGAGCTTGCGATGCATGCTGCCGAGGCGCTGATGTGAGGTGGTAGAATGGCAGACTGCGATTTGTGTGGAAGAAGCGAGCCCACCCTCGTGCCCGTGAGGGTGCGTGTGCCGAGGTACAGGGACTCCTATCCAGAGGGCATGTGGAGGGGGCTGTGCAAGAGCTGTCTGGAGTGCGCCCACGAGGCGTTCAGGAGCAAGGAAAAGAAGGTCGTGCAGGGAAGATGCGCCCTCTCGCTCGTCCATGGCGATGTGGTCGAGTTCGATGTGCGCATCCCCTCCTTTACACACGGCGTGAGAATGGAGGTCCGCCATCTCACACCAAAGGTGCTCGAAAGCTGTAGCATCACATACGAGCGGGACCAGAGAGGGGAGCTTCCACCATACGAGTGAGCGATGGCGAGGACGGGCATCGAGCGTGCACTGGAGGGGCTGGCAGGCCATCGAGCATATCGAATCGGGTGCTCTCAAAGACGCTCGAGCAGCTCTTTGGAACTGGTGCTGCAGGACCCTACTGTTGTGCAGTGAGGATGACGTTGACGTGTTGGGCGCCCTCTGCAGCGCCCTCTGCAGCGCCCTCTGCAAGTACTGCGTAGCCAAACAGGGATGAACACTCACGAATCCTCTTACTCAGCTCGACTTTGCTTGGCCTGCCTTTGCAGCTTCTCTTCCATCTCCTTCTGTTCGGTGATGTCCTCCACGATGCATATCCCGCCAACTACCTTGCCATCCACCTTGAGGGGTGCAAACCACTTATGATAGTATCTCGTTATGCCACCCGCGGTAATTGTGCATGGGCCACGGTACTCGCACATATTGCCATTGAGGCATTTTCTGTACCAGCTCTCCATCCTTTCGTCTATGGAGTCCCTGAACACGTTTCGGTTCATCAGCTCCTCGGGGGTGCACAGAAGCTGCTTTAAGAAGACCTCGTTAAAGCTTGTGACGTTACCTTCCTTATCGAAGGTGATGATGCCAAGGGGTGCGTTCTGCACTATGCTTTCGTTGAACTGTTTGAGATAGGCTATCTTTTCCTCTGCCCTCCTGTGCTCAGTGACATCGCTCGCCACACCCACTGCCTCGACTACCTTTCCTTTGCTCATTATGGGGGTGATGTAGAGATGCAGATACTTTGTGTTGTTGTTCTCATCTATGAACCTGTACTCTTCGTCCACTCTTCTGCCATTGGATAGTCTCACGAACATGGCCTTCATGGTGTCCACATCATCTTCGTGCACGAAATTGGTGATGTTTTTCCCTATCACTTCGTTGGGGTGCTTGCCAAGATACTCGTATATCATCGGATTTACATAGGTGAAGTTGCCACTCGGGTCTGTGGAAAACACGAGGTTGGGGATGGTCTCAACGAGAGTTTTGTACTTCTCCTGAGCCCGTCTGAACTCCTCGATTATCCTCTCAACACGACGGATGGCTCTCTCTTGCATCCTTTGAGTGGTCTGTATGAGGTGGTGCATCTCGGCTGATACGGAGTCTATGTCCTCAATCTCTGGCGCACGTTCCACAAGCCCCATCGCCGCTTCTTCTATTACATCGGAGACGGAAATCCCCCTTTCCTTTGCGATTTTCTTGAGCATCTCATAGACTGGGGTCCTTATGGTTGTGCTCGAATAACCATTTACTGGCATGGTAGAGCGAATGAATCTCTCATGACTATAAA from Methermicoccus shengliensis DSM 18856 carries:
- a CDS encoding PAS domain-containing protein, which translates into the protein MPVNGYSSTTIRTPVYEMLKKIAKERGISVSDVIEEAAMGLVERAPEIEDIDSVSAEMHHLIQTTQRMQERAIRRVERIIEEFRRAQEKYKTLVETIPNLVFSTDPSGNFTYVNPMIYEYLGKHPNEVIGKNITNFVHEDDVDTMKAMFVRLSNGRRVDEEYRFIDENNNTKYLHLYITPIMSKGKVVEAVGVASDVTEHRRAEEKIAYLKQFNESIVQNAPLGIITFDKEGNVTSFNEVFLKQLLCTPEELMNRNVFRDSIDERMESWYRKCLNGNMCEYRGPCTITAGGITRYYHKWFAPLKVDGKVVGGICIVEDITEQKEMEEKLQRQAKQSRAE
- a CDS encoding NADH-quinone oxidoreductase subunit N, with product MNYMLLSPEIVLMLAALVVLLLGVTRIEQRVLGWLSLVALAAATALTLSLAGAGGTLLFGALTVDAFSQFFKLVFLLVAMLVVIASLSYYGKSRHQHEYYCLLLLATVGMMFVASSSDLATLFVGFELASISTYALAAFDREDMRSVEAGFKYFIIGALSSALMLMGISFVYGLTGTTNLQQIAHIVGEGISGSMTLALVLLSAGFGFKMALVPFHMWAPDTYQGAPSVVSSLLAAGSKKMGFAAAFKVFVLALLAIRAEWYVLFAVFAVLTMTYGNLVALSQRSLKRMLAYSSIAQAGYIAIGFVVIASITDVASPEGLSVATFALGSSLFYILSHAFMKGGAFLAVGAVAYMVQRDKSPLLDEDDIEHFAGLSKSSPLMALCISVLMFALAGIPLTAGFMSKLLVFSSAINAGLAWLAIVAILNSALSLWYYARVVKVMYWREPQMELGSVPMGFVVAVVLATLGTVVLGVYPAPFIELAMHAAEALM
- the fpoO gene encoding F420H2 dehydrogenase subunit FpoO → MADCDLCGRSEPTLVPVRVRVPRYRDSYPEGMWRGLCKSCLECAHEAFRSKEKKVVQGRCALSLVHGDVVEFDVRIPSFTHGVRMEVRHLTPKVLESCSITYERDQRGELPPYE